A region of Lepeophtheirus salmonis chromosome 13, UVic_Lsal_1.4, whole genome shotgun sequence DNA encodes the following proteins:
- the PQBP1 gene encoding uncharacterized protein PQBP1 — MPLPPALAARLAKRGIIAKDRRKENDEEEVIAESYDNEDEPEVTKKSITDKTKFMGYPGCPNKVNPYHMCSLFCLSRWGKGKLKPDDRDYKAKYEAMMKKIHLPEHWKEKYDPGCGRHYFWCTRTDKVSWLPPTHPKCRPVEAASVLREIFGEREVEEEESDKSENGDKDDMDLESDSEDEELEARRRRDKDRRKKDYDRYRGSSYKDNDPMDPSTYSDTPKGSWSSGLDEVREYTKRSKS; from the exons ATGCCGCTTCCTCCAGCATTGGCTGCGCGTTTGGCCAAACGTGGAATAATAGCCAAGGATAGGAGGAAGGAGAATGATGAGGAGGAAGTCATTGCTGAGAGCTACGACAATGAGGATGAACCAGAAGTAACAAAGAAGAGCATCACGGATAAGACAAAATTTATGGGATATCCTGGTTGCCCAAATAAAGTGAATCCTTACCACATGTGTTCTCTGTTTTGTCTTTCTCGTTGGGGAAAAGGGAAATTGAAGCCAGATGATCGGGACTACAAG GCCAAATACGAAgctatgatgaaaaaaattcatttgccTGAGCACTGGAAGGAAAAGTATGATCCTGGATGTGGGAGACACTATTTTTGGTGTACACGCACGGACAAAGTCTCTTGGCTCCCTCCTACCCATCCAAAATGCCGCCCTGTTGAAGCTGCTAGTGTCTTAAG GGAGATATTTGGAGAGAGAGAAGTTGAAGAGGAGGAATCTGATAAATCTGAAAATGGAGACAAGGATGATATGGATTTGGAGTCAGAT TCTGAGGATGAAGAATTAGAGGCACGTAGACGTCGTGATAAGGATAGGCGTAAAAAGGACTATGATAGATATCGAGGGAGCAGCTACAAGGATAACGATCCAATGGATCCATCTACATATTCAGATACTCCAAA ggGTAGTTGGTCATCGGGCCTAGACGAGGTACGGGAATATACCAAACGTTCCAAATCCTAA